Proteins found in one Magnolia sinica isolate HGM2019 chromosome 5, MsV1, whole genome shotgun sequence genomic segment:
- the LOC131245412 gene encoding 16.9 kDa class I heat shock protein 2-like yields the protein MSIIPFFGRRSYYDPTNLDLWDPFEFFPFNTLATTNRNDEIAAFANAQIDWKETPEAHVFKADLPGVKKEEVKVEVEEGNILRISGERKKEIEEKNDKWHRIERSSGKFLRRFRLPDNAKVEEVKATMENGVLTVTVPKKEVKQPEAKAIEISG from the coding sequence ATGTCGATCATTCCCTTTTTCGGTCGCCGAAGCTACTACGATCCAACCAACCTGGATCTGTGGGACCCTTTCGAATTCTTCCCCTTCAACACCCTTGCAACAACGAACCGAAATGACGAGATCGCTGCATTTGCAAACGCCCAAATAGACTGGAAAGAGACGCCAGAAGCTCATGTATTTAAGGCAGATCTTCCAGGGGTGAAGAAAGAGGAAGTGAAGGTGGAGGTTGAAGAGGGCAACATCCTTAGGATCAgtggagagaggaagaaagagatcGAAGAGAAGAACGACAAGTGGCACCGTATAGAGAGGAGCAGCGGCAAGTTCCTGAGGCGGTTCCGGCTGCCTGATAATGCGAAGGTTGAAGAGGTGAAGGCGACGATGGAGAACGGGGTGCTGACGGTAACGGTGCCGAAGAAGGAAGTGAAGCAGCCCGAGGCGAAGGCCATTGAAATTTCCGGTTGA